The genomic DNA CTCGGCCCGGAGGACCTGGAGCTGGGCGGAGACGATGCGCCCCTCACGCCTCTGGACGAGGCCCGCGACGCCTTCGTTCAACGGTACGTGCGCGAGGCCATCACCCGCAGTGGAGGGAGCAAGAAGGAGGCGGCACAGGCGCTGGGGATCGGCCTGCGCTCCCTGTTCCGCTACCTGGGCGAAGGGGACTGACACGCGTGTCCCCTCGGGAGGGCCCTCGCGCGTGCCAGCTCTGGCACGTTCCTCCCGCGCCAGAGGGCCTTCCTGGGACTCCCAGGCGTGCAAGCCCGCGAAATGGTGGGCATCCACCGCTCCGAAGCCCCCTGGCACTCCACTTGCCCAAGGGGTGCCCAGCTGCGCCGGCAGGAGCCGATGCGCAGGACTCACGAGGGCAAACACATGAAGCGGATGATGATGGCGTTCCTCCTGGTGCTGGCGGTGGGCTGTGGCAACAGCTCGGGCGGCGAAGGCACTGACAGCAACAACGGAGGAGGAGGAGGAGGCGGCGGCGGCGGCAACACCCTGCCGCAGGGCCTGTGCAACGCCACCAACAGGTGTCCCGACGGCCAGTTCTGCTTCAACGGCATCTGCGCCCCGGGCTGCACCTCCAACAAGGACTGCGGGGACAGCATGTACTGCGACACCGAGGACATCGGGCCGCCGTTCTACTGCAAGAACAAGTCGGTGCCCACGTGCACCTCGGACAGCCAGTGCGCAGCGACGCAGGTGTGTCTCAAGAACTTCTGCAGCCTCAAGCCTCCCGAGGTGAAGCCCGCGTGCGACCCGGACAGGTCGGGCTCCGCGGAGGATGGCTGCGACAAGTACGCCATCTGCGTCGACCCGAACGAGCAGAACAACACGAAGCAGGACGCCTACTGCGCCTCGTTCCCGCCGTGCCCGCAGGACGGCGTGTGCCCGACGGGCCAGTTCGGCGCCGTCTGCAACGACGGCTACCTCAGCGGCAAGGGACGCTTCTGCATGGAGGGCATGTGCAAGGACAACTCGAACTGCCCCTCCAGCTGGAACTGCGTGAAGCCCTATACCAATGCGGTCCTCGGCTTCTGCAGCTCCGGCGCGCCTGGCATGCCCTGCACGAGCAACGACCAGTGCGCCAGCAACAGCTGCGCGTCCTTCCCGGGCATGAGCGGCGTGTGCATGTAGCGCGCCCTTCGATCCACCACGCCTGAACCCGTGACAGGAGGGCGGAAGGACAGCGCCCCCTCCGGAGCTGTCCTTCCGCCCCCGCTCACATAGAGTCCCCCTGTTGCCCCATGCGCCGACTCCTCTTCATCGCCTCCACACTCATCGCCCTGGTGGCCGCCGGGTGCCCGCTCGTCATCCAGGTCCGCTGCGACGACTCCTTCCGGTGCGACGACGGCGAGGCGTGCGTGGCGGGCGCATGTGTCCAGGTGGCGTTGGAGTCCGCGCAGGTGGGTGCGGCCTGCACCTCCGACGCCACGTGTGGCGCCGGGCTCACCTGTGGAATGGGCTTCCCTGGCGGCTACTGCCTCGCGCCCTGCGGCGCGGGAGACACCTGCGCCTCGGGTTCGGTGTGTGTGAAGGAGCTGGGCCGGTGCATGCGCGCCTGTGGCGAAACGTGCGGCCGCCCGGGCTACGCGTGCACGCCCGTGCCGCAACCTGGGAGCAGCACCTGGGCCTGCGCCCCCACCTCCAGCAACGGAGGGGACGGGGGAACGGACCCGGCTCCTTCCGAGGACGCGGGCTGCGCGGGCCAGGTGCCCCTGAACGAGCACTGTGCCCAGGCATGCGACTGCGCCCCCCCCGGGGCGGACTGCGTCGACAGCGTGTGCGTCCGAGCATGCACCCGGGACTCGGACTGCTCGGACGGCTCGCGCTGCAACGAAACGTGGCACCGGTGCGAGGAGGGGCCGCGGCTCGGTGAGGCGTGCCGCGAAAGCCGCGACTGCCCGGGCTCCGCGACATGCAATGCCCAGCGCCGCTGCAAGACGATCTGCAACACGGATTGGAGCTGCCCGCTCGACTACCGGTGTGCCCCGGACTCGGTGTGCGTGAACGAGTGCACCAACACGCCGCCGGAGACGGTGGGCCTCACGTGTGAAACCTCCCTGGACTGTGCCCGCTGCGGCTTTTGTGTGGCCTCCGGTACCGTGAAGCAGTGCCGCCAGCCCTGCCTGCTCGACCGGGATTGCCCCGGAGGCGCGGTGGGCTCGTGCGAGCAGGTGGGCTCGACGGCGCTCCGCGCCTGCCGCCTGCCCTGAGGCGGAGGTTGCTCCCAGGAGGCCGGGCCCTACAATGTGCCCGCGATGACGGGTGAACCGCTGGCCGGCCGCTACCAGTTGGAACAGGAATTGGGACGCGGAGGCATGGCCACGGTCTTCCTGGCCACGGACCTCCGGCTATCGCGCCAGGTCGCGGTGAAGGTGCTACACCCGGGAGGGGACGGGCGCCGCGCCGAGCGATTCCGCCAGGAGGCCGCGCTGGTGGCCTCGGTCAAACACCCCAATGTGCTGGAGATTCACGACTTCGGACAGGACGCGGCGCGCGGACCCTTCCTGGTCTGCGAGTGGGTGCGGGGAGAGGACCTGCGCGAGCTGGCGCGGAGGCTCTCGCCCGTGCCTCCCGAGGTGGCGGCGGTGCTCGGCTGGGAGCTGGCCCGGGCGCTCGGGGCGGCGCATGCGCGGGGTGTGGTGCACCGGGACGTGAAGCCGGAAAACGTCCTGGTGGCCCGGGGTGGGCCGCTGAAGCTGGCGGACTTCGGCATCGCCGCACTCGCCGACCAGGAGCGGCTGACGAGCACCGGCGCGATCACGGGCTCGCTGGCGTACATGGCGCCCGAGCGCATCGACACCGGAGCCTTCTCGCCGGCCTCGGACGTGTACGCGGTGGGTGTCGTCCTCTTCGAGCTGTGCACCGGCACCACACCGCATGGAGGAAAGGGGGCC from Melittangium boletus DSM 14713 includes the following:
- a CDS encoding Dickkopf N-terminal cysteine-rich domain-containing protein, whose protein sequence is MRRTHEGKHMKRMMMAFLLVLAVGCGNSSGGEGTDSNNGGGGGGGGGGNTLPQGLCNATNRCPDGQFCFNGICAPGCTSNKDCGDSMYCDTEDIGPPFYCKNKSVPTCTSDSQCAATQVCLKNFCSLKPPEVKPACDPDRSGSAEDGCDKYAICVDPNEQNNTKQDAYCASFPPCPQDGVCPTGQFGAVCNDGYLSGKGRFCMEGMCKDNSNCPSSWNCVKPYTNAVLGFCSSGAPGMPCTSNDQCASNSCASFPGMSGVCM